A stretch of DNA from Sphingomonas sp. SORGH_AS_0879:
CCGGACCACCACCGCCGGCGCCGCGCGCCTTGCGGATGAATTCATCCAGCGCGGTGGGCTTGCCCGGTGCCTTGCGGCCACCCGGCGGCACCGCCCAGGGGTTGCGGGGGCCACCATCGGAGTCCTCGCCGGACCCGCCCCAGGGGCCCTTCGGCGTTTCGGCGGCTAGATTGGGGGGGCGTTGAAACCGGCCCGTCAGCTTTCTCATGCTCATCGTTATAGGAACGGTTCGCCGACAAAAACAGTGCCAAGCCGCGTATCGCATCCTATCTGGCGGCCATGAGCATCATCGAGACGGTAAAGGCGGCGGTGGCCGCGGTGGCGGGCAAGCGCGCGAATGTGCGGATGGAGGGCGCGCGGGCGGGCGTCGTCCTCGACACCACGGGGCTCGACGGCGCGGGCCGACAGGCGCTGGAGGAAGAGGTGAAGGCCGCCGCGATCCAGTCGGGGGCCGAGGACGTCCGCGTCGTCCTGACCGCCGAGAAGCGTGAGCGCCGGATCATCGCGGTCGCCAGCGGCAAGGGCGGGGTGGGCAAGTCCACCCTGTCCGCCAATCTCGCCATCGCGCTGGCGCGGGGGGGGATCAGGACCGGGCTGGTCGATGCCGATATCTATGGTCCGTCGCAGCCGCGCCTGATGGCCGCCGAGGGGGTGAAGCCGGTCGCGCAGGACGGCAAGCTGCAACCCGTGCCCACGCCCTATGGCGTGTCGTTGCTCTCGATGGGGCAGCTGGTCGAGCCGGACAAGGCGATCGCCTGGCGCGGGCCGATGGCGGCGGGGGCGCTCAGCCAGCTGGTCGATGGCGACTGGGGCGCGACCGAATTGCTGGTGCTCGACCTGCCGCCCGGCACCGGCGACGTGCAGCTGACCATGGTGCAGAAGCATCGCCCGGCGGGCGCGGTGATCGTCTCGACCCCGCAGGACCTGGCGCTGATCGACGCGCGCCGGGCGATCGACCTGTTCACCAAGGCGGGCGTGCCGATCATCGGGCTGGTCGAGAATATGGCGGGTTATTGCTGCCCCCATTGCGGCGAATATTCCGACCCGTTCGGATCGGGCGGGGCCGAGGCGGCGGCGGCGGAGCTGGGGATTCCGTTCCTGGGCCGGGTGCCGCTGACCATCGCGATTCGCATGGCGTCCGATGCGGGACAGCCGCCGGCGGCGGGGGAGGGGGACATGACCTTCGCACCATTGGCGAAGTCGGTGGCGGACTGGCTCTCGCGCGGATGAAACCGGCGGATCGTCGGGGCGTTGGAGCGGGATAGACCGCCCGCACCCCGTCGATCCGACAGGCCGAAGGGGCGGTCCGCCAAGGGGACCGTCCATGCCGCTCACCGATGATGAGGATATCCGCGCTCTGTTGCAGGAGGCGCGTACCATCGCGCTGGTCGGCGCCTCGGATCGCCCCGACCGGCCCTCTTACGGCGTGATGAAGCGCCTTCAGGATCACGGATATCGCGTGATCCCGGTCAACCCGCAGATCACCGGCGAGCATGTGCATGGCGAGTTCGTCTTCCGCGACCTGGGCCAATTGGGCGACCCCATCGACATCGTCGACATCTTCCGCCGCTCCGACGCGGTCGGGCCCATCGTGGACGAGGCGATCGCGGTCGGGGCCAAGGCGGTCTGGATGCAGCTTGGCGTCGTCAACGAGGAGGCCGCCGCGCGGGCGGAAGCCGCCGGGCTGAAGGTCGTGATGAACCGCTGCCCCGCGATCGAACTGCCCCGGCTGGGTGTGGAGCCGGTCGGCCAGGACTGAAACCATAACAAAGGGGAGAATGGCGATGGTGCCGATCCTATTGATGCTGGCCGGTCCGCAAGGACATGCCGGCCATGCGATGACCCTGCCCCGACTGACGCCCGCCTGCGCCACGGGGGCCTGTCCGGGCACGGCGAAGCCTTCACCCTATCGCCTGGCGCAGGATCACGGCACGCCGATCGATTCCAAGGCGCGGGCCTTCGCCAATGACGGCACGTACTGTGCCGTGGTCGGCGACAAATATTGCCGCAGCAAGCCGCGCACGCTGTTCCGCACCCAGATCGACTGACGCCCTAAAAATGACATAAGCGTAACGATGCTGACGGGCGTATCGTGGAACCGGGCATGATGCCCCGCGCCTGATCGAGATGGTCCGGGCGAACGCGATGCCGGGAGGTGTCATGGTGGCGATGACGATGGCGATGCTGGTGATGGCGGCGCCGGTTCAGGATGGAGCGCCACCGGCGGTCCCGTCGGTCGAGGCGATCATGGCGAAGACGCGCGAAGCGAGCGGGGTCCAGAAGCGCTGCGTCTACGACCCTAACGGGACCGACATCACCGTCTGCGGTCGCCGTAATGCCGATCGCTTCCGCATGCCCTTCGAAATCCCGCCGGAGCCCGGCGATCCGCGCCATGAAGGGGTGATGGATGAACGGACCAGGCTGCTCGCGCGCTCCAATTCGGTCAAGAGTATGTCGCCCTTTCTGGTCGGCGGTGGTCATGTCGGGGTCACGCTGGATACGAACCCCCGTGGCGGCGGCGGGCCGACGCTGCGCAAGCCTGCGCCATGACGCGAAGGAGGAACGGCCGATGATCGCCTTGTTGCTGATTGCCCTTCAGGCGAGCCAGGCCGCCCCGCCGCCGGTCGCCCCGGGCACGGAGCGTTTTTCGATCCTGGCGCGCGATCCCTGCCCGCCTTCGGCAGGCACCAGGGAGGATGTGATCGTCTGCGGGCGGCGGCAGGCCGACGACCGTATCCCAGACGTGCCGGGTGAGATACCGGCCGGCCCCATCCCCTCCAATCCGGAACGGACCGGGATCGGTGCGTTGCGGGCGTCGGGCACGCCCTGCGCGGCCAGCCAATGGGGATGTCAGACCGGGGTGAACATCCTGGGTCCCGCGATGCTGCTCGCCAACGAGGCGCGGATCGGGATCAGCAAGCTGGTCGACAAATCCCGCAACAAGAGCAACCGCGTTCCCATCGCGCTCGATGGACCGGGGCCGCAGGGGCATCTGGAACCCTGATATCGCGTCCCCATTCCTCCCCGGCACGGGGAGGTGGCAGGCCGAAGGCCTGGCGGAAGGGGGGCTTCCCCACAGGACATGGCTGGCCGCACGCCCCCTCCACCATGCTTCGCATGGTCCCCCTCCCCGTGCCGGGGAGGAGCGAGAAGCACTCTATTCCTCCCCAAGCTCGGTTGGGGAGGGGAGGATCGGGTGGTCAGGCCCCGGCCTGTCGCCGCGCGCGTGCCCGCGCCGAGGGCGGCGGGGTGAACCAGTCGGTCAGGGTCAGGCCAGTCTGCGCCATCGCTCGCAATACGACCTGCCCCGCCGCGCGCGCATCGCTCAGCGCGTCATGGTGGCGATGCTCCAGGTCCAAGAAACTCGCCAGCGTGTTGAGCTTGTGGTTCGGCAATTCGGGCCAGGCCCGCCGCGCGATCGTCACGCTGTCCAGCCAGCGCGCGGCGATCGGGGGCAGGGCGTCGCGCTCGCACGCGCGGCCCAGTGCGCCCTTGTCGAACCCCGAATGCGCCACCGTCACCCGCCCGCCCAGATGCGCGGCCAGTTCGGGATGGAGATGCGCGAAGGTCGGCTTGCCCAGCACATGCTCCGCCGTGATGCCGTGGATGCCGATGTTGAAATGGCTGAACTCGTCGCACGGGTCGACCAGCGTTTCATAGGCCAGCACCTCGACGCCCGCCGCATAGCCGACGATGCCGATCTGGCAGATGCTGCTGGTACGCTGGCACGCGGTTTCGACGTCGATGACCACGAAATCGGGGGAGATCATCCCGCCACTTTAGCGCCCTATCGCCATTCGAGCAATAAAAGGTCGCCCCATGGCTCGACAGCGACCGTTTCTATCCGCTACCCGCCGGGGCTCTACGAACGCTCGGGATACAGGAAGACGATATGGGCGACGCATTGCGGGTGGCTGTGGCGGGACTCGGCACGGTGGGGGGCGGCGTCATTCGCCTGCTCGACGCGAACCGTGACCTGATTACCCGGCGCGCCGGTCGCCCGATCGAGATCGTCGCCGTGTCCGCGCGTGACCGGACCAAGGACCGGGGCGTGGACTTGTCGCGCTTCGAATGGGTCGACGATACCGCCGCGCTCGCCTCGCACCCCGATGCCGATGTGGTGGTCGAACTGATCGGCGGATCGGACGGCCCCGCGCTGACGCTCGCGCGGACCGCGCTCGATGCCGGGCGCGGGTTCGTCACCGCCAACAAGGCGATGCTGGCGCATCACGGCCTGGAACTGGCGCGGAAGGCGGAAGCGTCCAGCGCGGCGCTGAAGTTCGAGGCGGCGGTGGCGGGCGGCATCCCGGTCATCAAGGGGCTTCGCGAAGGTGCGGCGGCCAACGCGATCGCGCGGGTCTATGGCATCCTCAACGGCACCTGCAATTTCATCCTGTCCAAGATGGAAGCGGAAGGCCGCGACTTCGCCGAGGTGCTCGCCGAGGCCCAGGCGCTGGGTTATGCCGAGGCGGACCCCAGCTTCGACATCGACGGGGTGGACGCGGCGCACAAGCTGTCCATCCTGGCCGCCATCGCCTTCGGGACGCAGCCCGCCTTCGATGACGTCGCGATCGGCGGCGTGCGGCATGTGCTGGCCGCCGACATCGCGCAGGCGGCGTCGCTCGGCTATCGCGTGCGTCTGGTCGGCGTGGCGGAGGAGGGGGCGAACGGCCTGTTCCAGCGGGTGCATCCGCATCTGGTGCCGCTCGACCACCCGCTGGCGCATGTCACCGGATCGACCAATGCCGTGGTGGCGGAGGGCAATTTCGTCGGCCGCTTGCTGTTCCAGGGCGCGGGGGCGGGCGACGGCCCGACCGCCAGCGCGGTGGTCGCCGACCTGATCGACATCGCGCGCGGCGAATATGGCGCGTCCTTCGCCATGCCCGCGCACGAACTGACCCCCGCCGCCAAGGCCGATAGCGGCGAGCGGCGCGGGCGGGCTTATTTGCGCTTCACCGTGCAGGACAAGGTCGGCGTCCTGGCCGAGATCGCCGCCGCGATGCGCGATGCGGGGGTTTCGATCGAGAGCCTGATCCAGCGCGGCGAAGCGGCCGATGGTGGGGTGATGATCGCGATCGTGACGCATGAAGGGCCGGAGCGCGCGGTGGCCCAGGCGCTGGAGCGGTTGCGCGGGAGCCAGAGCCTGGTCGGGCAGCCGCTGTTGATGCATATTCTGGGGTGATATCCCCGAACCGTCGCCCCAGCGCAGGCTGGGGCCTTTGGCGATGACGGCATTTCCTCGCCAGAGATCCCGGCCTGCGCCGGGATGACGGTGTGAAGGCTATTTCTTGATCAACCCGATCTCCACCAGCCGCTCGAACAGATAGTCATGCGCGGTGATCGGCTCCGGATAGCGATCCGGGTGCCCCTCGCTCACCGTCCCGGGCAGCGTCTCGATCAGGAAATCGGGGGCCGGGTGCAGGAAGAAGGGCATCGAGTAACGCGAAAAGCCGCGCCGCTCGACCGGCGGGTTGACCACGCGGTGGGTGGTCGAGGGCAGGACATGGTTGGTCAGCCGCTGGAGCATGTCGCCGACATTGACCACCATCGCCCCCTCGGGCGGGCGGATCGCCAGCCACTCGCCCGAATCGCGGTCGAGCAGTTCCAGCCCCGCCTCCTCGGCACCGAGCAACAGGGTGATGAGGTTGATATCCTCATGCGCGCCAGCCCGGACGCCCTCCGCATCCGCCGGGATCGGCGGATAATGGAGCAGGCGCAGCACCGAATTGCCGTCCTTCACCGCCGGGTCGAACCAGTGCGGGTCGAGTTTCAGATGGCGCGCGATGGCGGAGAGCAGCCGGTCCCCCGCCTTGTCGAACGCCGAGAAGAGCGCGATGAAATCCTCGCGGAACCCCTCAGGGCGTTCGGGCCAGATATTGGCGGGCATCCGGTCGGCATAGGCATGCCCCTCGGGCAGTTCGCGGCCGACATGCCAGAATTCCTTCAGGTCGACGACCTTGGCGTCCTTGGCGATCTCGGTCTTGAACGGGGTATAGCCGCGCGCGCCGCCGCCGCCGGGGACGTGATAGCCGCGCTTCTCCGCTTCGGGCAGCTCGAACAGCGCCTTGGTCTGCGCCCAGGCGCGGTCGATCAGGTCGGCGGGCACGCCGTGATCCGCGACGATAGCGAAACCGAACCGCTCGAACGAGCCGCCCAGCGCGGCGGCAAAGCCCTCGGGATCGCGGTCCTGATCGACGAGGCTGAGCGTCGGAACCTCGGCGGAGCGGGTGTCGGTCATCGTGATATGTCCAGAAAATCTAACAGGCTGGCATCACTATAACGCGCCCGAGCCGTCCGAACAGGCCGAGTTATCCGCCCAGCGTGATCGTCCCGGTCGATCGGTCGCCGCCCGCCGGACGCAGGTCGAGGCGGAAGGGCTTTTCCTCCGCCGTCTTGCCGACCAGCGCGCCGCCCTGATCGGTGAGCGTGAAGTCGGCGTCGCCCATCTTCTCCTGGAACCAGCCGCGCACGGTCGCCGGGTCGGCGGGGCTGTCGAAGGTCATGGTGAACGCCTTGTCACGGCCATTGCCGACATCGACGTTGCGGATCGTCGATCCCGGATAGAGGTGGACGCCGTTCAGCTCGAAATTATCCGCCTCCAGCGAGACCTTGGGCAGCTTGAACGCGCCCTGAAAGCCCGGCAGCGCCAGCTTCACCTCGCCCGACTTGCCATCGACCGAGGCCAGTGTCTCGCCATCCGAGCTGTTCACGGTGATCGACGTGCCCTGACTCGGTCGATCGCATGCCGACAGGGCCAGTGCCGCGACAAGCGGGAGCGACACGGTAATGCGGTACGGGGTGATCATGGCGGCAAACTCCCTTGCGTGCCCTGTTGATCCAATACAGCGAGTTGTACCCTGTGGGGTCCACAAGCTGTCGACGTGCTGAACGTCGCAGGGCGTGTGATGACAGCCACCGGGCCTCGGGCCGCTTTCCCGGTTTCCCTTCGGACCAATTCCCCCTAAGGGACAGCCATCATGTCCGAACCCCGTTCCGCTGCTCCGGCGGCGTCCGTCGTGGCCGAGCCGCCCGGCGCGCCGATCGGCTTTGTCGAATTCGTCCTCCTGATCGCGGCGCTGATGGCGCTGACCGCGCTCGGCATCGATTCGATGCTGCCGGCGCTGCCCGCCATGGGCGAGAGCCTGAATGCGTCGCCCGCCGCCCGCCCGTTCGTCGTCACCGCCTTCCTGATCGGGTTCGGCGTGGCGCAACTGGTGCACGGACCGCTCGCCGATCGCTATGGGCGGCGGCGGGTGCTGATCGTCGCGCTGGTCATCTATGTCATCGCCAATGGCGCGGCGGCGGTGGCGGGCAGCTTCACGCTGTTGCTGGTCGCGCGCGTCTGTGCGGGCGCGGCGATCGCGGCGACGCGGGTCGCGACGGTGGCGCTGGTCCGCGACTGCTATCATGGCCGCGCCATGGCGCAGGTCATGTCGATCGCCTTCATGGTGTTCATGATCGTCCCGATCCTCGCGCCTGCCTTCGGCGAACTGGTGCTGCTGTTCGGCAATTGGCGGCTGATCTTCTGGACGATCGCGGGGCTGGCGGGGCTGGTGCTGGCCTGGTTCTCCATCCGGATGCCCGAGACGCTGGCGCCCGAGGCGCGGCAGCCCATCTCGTTACCGCGCATCCTGGGCGGCTGGCGTGAGACGCTGAGCGACCGGCTGTCGCTGGGCTATACGCTGGCGGCGACCGCGCTGATGGCGGCGCTCTATGGCTATCTCAACTCGGTCCAGCCGATCATGGCGGTGACGTTCGGGCGGGAAAAGCTGCTCGCGCTGATCTTCGCCACCACCTCGGTCACGATGGCGGCGGCGAACCTGCTCAACTCGCGCATCGTCATGCGGCTGGGCACGCGGGTCATCAGCCACAGCGCGGTGACGATCCTGATCCTCGTGTCGGCGATCCATCTGGGCATCGCGCAATTCTGGGGTGAGTCGCTGATCGTCTTCGCCGTGCTCCAGGCGATTACCATGGCGTGTTTCGGTCTGGCGACCTCCAACTTCTCCTCCATGGCGATGGAGAATATGGGGCGGATCGCCGGAACCGCGTCCAGCGTGCAGGGCTTCACCAGCGTCACGATCGGTTCGCTGATCGGCGCGGGGATCGGCCAGGCGTTCGATACGACAACCCGCCCGCTGATCCTGGGCTTTCTGATCGCCGGATGCGTGGCCTTCGCGATGGTGTTCCTGACCGAGCGCGGGCGCATGTTCCGCCCCACCTGAACCCGCTCCGCTCGGGAACCGCCCGGCCCACCGCACCGTTCCTCATCTGAAACCAAGCAGAGGAGGCGAGCATGGGCGGACATCAGGTTCCCAGCCAGGGACCCGGCGACGATGGCTGGGACGAGGAAGGCTATGACGAGAGCCAGCGTGCCGAAATCCTGGAGGCGACGCGCAACGGCCCGACGGACGGCGTGCTGCTGACCGATATCGCACCCGATCTGGGCGACGATACGGTGGAGGACGAACCGATCGACGAAATCGACATGGATTCGGAGGAGGTCGGCGAAAGCGACGCCTCGGTCGACATGGATGCCGAGGATATCGACGAAGACGATCTCCAGGAGGATTTCGAGGACGAGACCGTCGCCGACGGCGATATCGACGAGGCCGACGACGCCGCGCTTCGGCCATGACGCGGTTGCCCGTGGCGCTGGCGGCGGGCGGGATCGTGCTGGTCGGCTGCTCGACCATGCCCGATCCCCGCGCCGCGATGCCGCCGATGATCTCCACCACCTTTCAGTGCGAGAATGGCAGCCGCTTCTGGGCGCGGTTCGATAACCGCGACGACAGCGCGTTGTTGCGTCTCGACGGCGATCTGGAGGTGCGGATGGCCGGACAGCCGGTCGCATCCGGCATCCATTATGCGGGCTTCGGCCATGACCTTCGCGGCAAGGGGGGTGAGGTTGTTTTGACACGGCCCACCGGTGACTCCCTGCGCTGCACCGCGTTTCGCTGAAGCGGGGGCGACAAAAGAGGCGGAAAAATGGCGGAAAACCGCGATCGCCCCATTCCGCCCCCATTTGGTTCATCTAAGTGACAGGAACTGTGACTTTCATGGCACAGCTTGTCGGAAGGCGACTGAAATTCGCGTTTCCCGTGCAACTCCTGGCGCAATTGCCGGTTAAGCGGGCCTGGGCTGAGCGGTTCGATCCGCCGCCCCACATAGAATAAGAGAAGGGTATCTCGTATGCGTAAGCTTTCCCTCGTCGCCGCTGCGGCGGCTGCGTTCGTCGCCGTGCCTGCCATGGCGCAGGACATGAACACCACCAGCGACACGTCGGCACCGGCCGCCGACACCGCGACCGCTCCCGACGGCACCCGCGCCTTCGGTATCGAGCCGTACGTCGCGATCATGGGTGGTTGGGAGCAGTTCGATCGCCAGTCGGTCGCCGGCATCCCCGCGCAGCCCAAGGGCTATAACCTGGACGGCGCGCTGGTCGAGGGCATCGTCGGTGCCAACATCCCGCTGGGCCCCGTGTTCGTCGGTGCCGAGGGCTCGGTCGCCAAGGGCGTGTCGGGTGACATCGACTGGCAGTATGGCGCCTATGGCCGCGCGGGCTTCCGCGCCGGTGAGAGCGGCCTGTTCTACGGCAAGGTCGGTTATCGCTGGAACAACTTCCACAACTTCGCGCCGGGCGTCGCTGGCGACCTGAAGCGCGACTATCACGGCACCGTGTATGGCGTCGGCGCGGAAGTCGGCCCCAAGGATATCGGTCTGGGCGGCCTGACCGGCAATTCGGGTCTGCGCCTCCGCATGGAAGTTTCGACCTTCGACGACGCGCATTCGTTCCGCCCGATGGCGGGTGTCGTCGCACACTTCTGATCCCTCTCGGATCCAGTTGGCTTAAGGGGACGGGGTTCGGCAGCGATGCCGAGCCCCGTTTTCCTGTGCGCGATGGCTCCCCATATCCATGGGGATGGTCGGACGGGTGAAGCGAAAGGCGGGGCTGATGGCCGCCGCGGAACGGGTCGAGGCGCTCGCGGTGCCGGTCTGCGCGCTGTGCGAAAGGCCTTTGGGGGTGAAGGTGGAATGGCACCACCCCGTGCCCAAGAGCGAGGGCGGGCGAGAGACGGTGCCGGTGCATCCCATCTGTCACCGCACGATCCATGCGACGCTGTCCAACGCGGAACTGGCACGGGCTTATGCGGACTTCGCGGTGCTGCGGGCGCATCCGGACATGGTGCGGTTTCTGAAGTGGATTGCGGGGAAACCGGCGGACTTCCATGCGCCGACGCGGGCGGCGCGGTGATTTTGTTTCACGCGAAGCCGCGATGACGCGAAGATTTTTGTTCGCGCGGAGGCGTGGAGGCTTTTGGGTTCGCGCAGAGGCGCGGAGGGCGCGGAGCAGACGCGCGGCTGGCCTTCACCCGCATCCACCCCTTCCGTTCAGCCTGAGCGCAGTCGAAGGCCAAGGGCATCCCCTTGCCCCAAGGCATTTTCGGGCCAGAGGCCCAAGCAGTTACTTGAAAGCGCTTCGCGCTCGGGGATGCGTTTATCAGAGGTCATCGCGTGGCCTTCGACTACGCTCAGGCTGAACGGCGCGGGGGAATGCACCCGCCATGATCTACTTCTCTGCGGCCTCTGCGCGAACCCGGAAATCTCCGCGTCTCCGCGCCTCCGCGCGAACAAAAAAGGGCGGACCGAAGCCCGCCCTCTCGCGGATCACTCCGCCGCGACGCCCGCGGCGGAGAACATGTCGCCGGTCTCGGTCGGCTCCTCGTTCGCCGCCTTGGCGGTCTTGGCCTTCTGGCGGGTGTCGAAGGCGTCCCACACGTCGTTCCACTGGCCGCGCGTCGCCGCCTTGGAATATTCGGTCGCCCGCGTCTCGAAGAAGTTGGCATGCTCCACGCCG
This window harbors:
- a CDS encoding Mrp/NBP35 family ATP-binding protein, with the translated sequence MSIIETVKAAVAAVAGKRANVRMEGARAGVVLDTTGLDGAGRQALEEEVKAAAIQSGAEDVRVVLTAEKRERRIIAVASGKGGVGKSTLSANLAIALARGGIRTGLVDADIYGPSQPRLMAAEGVKPVAQDGKLQPVPTPYGVSLLSMGQLVEPDKAIAWRGPMAAGALSQLVDGDWGATELLVLDLPPGTGDVQLTMVQKHRPAGAVIVSTPQDLALIDARRAIDLFTKAGVPIIGLVENMAGYCCPHCGEYSDPFGSGGAEAAAAELGIPFLGRVPLTIAIRMASDAGQPPAAGEGDMTFAPLAKSVADWLSRG
- a CDS encoding CoA-binding protein, with protein sequence MPLTDDEDIRALLQEARTIALVGASDRPDRPSYGVMKRLQDHGYRVIPVNPQITGEHVHGEFVFRDLGQLGDPIDIVDIFRRSDAVGPIVDEAIAVGAKAVWMQLGVVNEEAAARAEAAGLKVVMNRCPAIELPRLGVEPVGQD
- a CDS encoding 3'-5' exonuclease; this translates as MVIDVETACQRTSSICQIGIVGYAAGVEVLAYETLVDPCDEFSHFNIGIHGITAEHVLGKPTFAHLHPELAAHLGGRVTVAHSGFDKGALGRACERDALPPIAARWLDSVTIARRAWPELPNHKLNTLASFLDLEHRHHDALSDARAAGQVVLRAMAQTGLTLTDWFTPPPSARARARRQAGA
- a CDS encoding homoserine dehydrogenase — protein: MGDALRVAVAGLGTVGGGVIRLLDANRDLITRRAGRPIEIVAVSARDRTKDRGVDLSRFEWVDDTAALASHPDADVVVELIGGSDGPALTLARTALDAGRGFVTANKAMLAHHGLELARKAEASSAALKFEAAVAGGIPVIKGLREGAAANAIARVYGILNGTCNFILSKMEAEGRDFAEVLAEAQALGYAEADPSFDIDGVDAAHKLSILAAIAFGTQPAFDDVAIGGVRHVLAADIAQAASLGYRVRLVGVAEEGANGLFQRVHPHLVPLDHPLAHVTGSTNAVVAEGNFVGRLLFQGAGAGDGPTASAVVADLIDIARGEYGASFAMPAHELTPAAKADSGERRGRAYLRFTVQDKVGVLAEIAAAMRDAGVSIESLIQRGEAADGGVMIAIVTHEGPERAVAQALERLRGSQSLVGQPLLMHILG
- a CDS encoding isopenicillin N synthase family oxygenase, which encodes MTDTRSAEVPTLSLVDQDRDPEGFAAALGGSFERFGFAIVADHGVPADLIDRAWAQTKALFELPEAEKRGYHVPGGGGARGYTPFKTEIAKDAKVVDLKEFWHVGRELPEGHAYADRMPANIWPERPEGFREDFIALFSAFDKAGDRLLSAIARHLKLDPHWFDPAVKDGNSVLRLLHYPPIPADAEGVRAGAHEDINLITLLLGAEEAGLELLDRDSGEWLAIRPPEGAMVVNVGDMLQRLTNHVLPSTTHRVVNPPVERRGFSRYSMPFFLHPAPDFLIETLPGTVSEGHPDRYPEPITAHDYLFERLVEIGLIKK
- a CDS encoding multidrug effflux MFS transporter; its protein translation is MSEPRSAAPAASVVAEPPGAPIGFVEFVLLIAALMALTALGIDSMLPALPAMGESLNASPAARPFVVTAFLIGFGVAQLVHGPLADRYGRRRVLIVALVIYVIANGAAAVAGSFTLLLVARVCAGAAIAATRVATVALVRDCYHGRAMAQVMSIAFMVFMIVPILAPAFGELVLLFGNWRLIFWTIAGLAGLVLAWFSIRMPETLAPEARQPISLPRILGGWRETLSDRLSLGYTLAATALMAALYGYLNSVQPIMAVTFGREKLLALIFATTSVTMAAANLLNSRIVMRLGTRVISHSAVTILILVSAIHLGIAQFWGESLIVFAVLQAITMACFGLATSNFSSMAMENMGRIAGTASSVQGFTSVTIGSLIGAGIGQAFDTTTRPLILGFLIAGCVAFAMVFLTERGRMFRPT
- a CDS encoding DNA primase, which codes for MGGHQVPSQGPGDDGWDEEGYDESQRAEILEATRNGPTDGVLLTDIAPDLGDDTVEDEPIDEIDMDSEEVGESDASVDMDAEDIDEDDLQEDFEDETVADGDIDEADDAALRP
- a CDS encoding MliC family protein, producing the protein MTRLPVALAAGGIVLVGCSTMPDPRAAMPPMISTTFQCENGSRFWARFDNRDDSALLRLDGDLEVRMAGQPVASGIHYAGFGHDLRGKGGEVVLTRPTGDSLRCTAFR
- a CDS encoding outer membrane protein, whose translation is MRKLSLVAAAAAAFVAVPAMAQDMNTTSDTSAPAADTATAPDGTRAFGIEPYVAIMGGWEQFDRQSVAGIPAQPKGYNLDGALVEGIVGANIPLGPVFVGAEGSVAKGVSGDIDWQYGAYGRAGFRAGESGLFYGKVGYRWNNFHNFAPGVAGDLKRDYHGTVYGVGAEVGPKDIGLGGLTGNSGLRLRMEVSTFDDAHSFRPMAGVVAHF
- a CDS encoding HNH endonuclease, encoding MAAAERVEALAVPVCALCERPLGVKVEWHHPVPKSEGGRETVPVHPICHRTIHATLSNAELARAYADFAVLRAHPDMVRFLKWIAGKPADFHAPTRAAR